In Rattus norvegicus strain BN/NHsdMcwi chromosome 1, GRCr8, whole genome shotgun sequence, a genomic segment contains:
- the Brd10 gene encoding uncharacterized protein KIAA2026 homolog isoform X6: protein MKLSDIGFPMARSKLLKKELPSKDTVKTLPKALKRQSKQSSCPDDSAEELSPRKRARLSTSEPSAENLDVEMPIDCLSECKPAELPFQESFASKDSVPVSTLQKGTKPIQALLAKNIGNKVTLTNQLPPSTGRSVPAVEKPAPSPAETSPIKPALTCLTSTKGPLQMVYKIPCGQWLPVDLHSSSVKIQMQPVVDSKTGEKIMQQVLILPKNFVIQHKEGKAVAKEIAAPQQKGAEHCSPCPQTTSVNCSLVSVPVTSVCTQLPDTVLNKTVTLSSNVSARSQPLSPVTSVSNVLISPVKTSQSEAGKVKSTVSSNTFPQSNTSPTISSTVQPLLPATTLNEFTDPGSSLPCFSQQTVDSSEAKQELKTVCIRDSQSILVRTRGGNTGVVKVQTNPEQNSPNSLSSSSVFTFAPQFQAFLVPKSTSCPTSSQVAGVTATSSLPSFSQAPTSMSITCGSHPPVGKNLKSTVGQTFSSGYAGPMIEKMPCMPSSPLKPSISSSSLLPPPTNSSVSVISISAGNFGQSNASVIHTSTKPQQVDCITKSYPVTGSEATTAINGDVLSVVSAPPLPPPGSAPSAAVAPAPASAGASTQKVVFINAPAPSGTSSSALVAESLKQTLPSPLSKTYVKNPEQPQIVLIPSTVGAPRKVNSSPAVSQIKDVKIGLNIGQAIINPPGNLPAVSSINILQSVMPKAEDKSNKGCISPISPSSNSVPASSNIVSQTLPPASESARAANTFSGIAANVPLSSLSVTSSPASVGTRPPVLVSGNDTSSRIMPVLSNRLCTSNLGNTVAISTVKTGHLASSVLISTTQPAVSPRCLTSALQIPVTVALPPPVTTSPKIINTAPQSAAVPGATHPVSLPKKQSRTSLQFQSPGTTATVPTNANTTKPPAEFSSPSPSPGKIVSISNVPSVPNQHVPPSLVKTTLSNNSLAGGSAIHTCSPPSNITGLAGAPFTEPCIQQKIVINTSTPLAPGTQIMMNGARFIVPPQGLGAGSHVLLIATNPKYGPPLLLNSGQSILATPVDNPVQKIIQTSNSSLSGQPLKHSVRNSTKIVNSFGSPSSLSAVHTAPHIVNTPAKACVPPAPPAPLTSVIKASPAALLAKTSLVSAVSPSNPPLPSSTSVFHLDTSVKKLLVSPEGAILNTINTPAAKAPSLSSSLPPVVTASQNPAPVFPAFPSSGLEKPDTAAS, encoded by the coding sequence atgaaaTTATCAGACATAGGCTTTCCTATGGCCAGAAGCAAGTTGTTGAAAAAAGAGTTGCCTTCTAAAGATACAGTGAAGACACTGCCTAAAGCCCTTAAACGACAGTCCAAACAAAGCAGTTGTCCAGACGACAGCGCAGAAGAGCTTTCCCCAAGGAAGAGAGCGAGGCTAAGCACAAGTGAGCCATCAGCCGAGAACTTGGATGTCGAGATGCCGATCGACTGTTTAAGTGAGTGCAAGCCTGCAGAACTGCCATTTCAGGAGTCATTTGCCTCAAAGGATTCAGTACCAGTGTCTACTCTCCAGAAAGGGACCAAACCTATTCAGGCTTTGCTTGCAAAGAATATTGGGAACAAAGTGACCTTAACAAATCAACTGCCCCCTTCCACAGGTAGGAGTGTTCCTGCTGTGGAAAAGCCAGCTCCATCTCCTGCGGAAACAAGCCCCATAAAGCCAGCATTGACCTGCCTCACCAGTACAAAAGGACCTTTACAGATGGTGTACAAAATACCCTGTGGCCAGTGGTTGCCAGTAGACCTTCACAGTAGTTCTGTCAAGATTCAGATGCAGCCTGTGGTGGATtctaaaacaggagaaaagatcATGCAGCAAGTTCTTATTCTGCCTAAGAATTTTGTGATTCAGCACAAAGAAGGAAAAGCAGTTGCAAAAGAGATAGCAGCACCTCAACAGAAAGGCGCAGAACATTGTTCACCTTGCCCACAGACGACAAGTGTGAACTGTTCCTTAGTGTCTGTTCCTGTCACCTCTGTTTGTACCCAGCTGCCTGATACAGTTCTCAATAAGACAGTTACACTCTCGTCAAATGTGAGTGCTAGATCACAGCCTTTGTCACCTGTGACCTCTGTGAGCAATGTGTTAATATCACCAGTTAAGACTAGCCAAAGTGAAGCAGGAAAAGTCAAGAGTACAGTTTCATCCAACACATTCCCCCAGTCTAACACTTCACCTACCATTTCATCAACAGTTCAGCCTCTCTTGCCCGCAACAACactaaatgaatttacagatCCTGGCAGTTCCCTCCCCTGTTTTTCACAGCAAACTGTTGATTCTTCTGAGGCAAAGCAAGAACTAAAAACGGTATGTATAAGAGATTCACAATCAATTCTTGTTAGGACTCGAGGTGGGAACACTGGAGTTGTAAAAGTACAAACTAATCCAGAACAAAATTCACCCAACAGTTTATCTTCAAGTTCTGTTTTCACCTTTGCACCTCAATTTCAGGCGTTTCTTGTGCCAAAATCAACATCATGCCCTACTTCCTCCCAAGTAGCCGGAGTGACTGCTACATCTAGTCTGCCATCGTTCAGCCAAGCACCTACATCCATGTCTATTACATGTGGCTCTCATCCACCCGTGGGGAAAAACCTCAAATCTACAGTAGGCCAAACCTTCAGCAGTGGTTATGCGGGTCCCATGATAGAAAAAATGCCATGCATGCCCTCTTCACCCCTGAAGCCCTCCATTTCTTCCAGCTCACtgctaccaccaccaacaaataGTTCAGTTAGTGTAATTAGCATATCAGCAGGAAACTTTGGGCAAAGTAATGCAAGTGTTATTCATACATCAACTAAACCACAACAAGTAGATTGTATCACAAAAAGTTACCCAGTTACAGGATCAgaagcaacaacagcaataaatGGAGATGTGCTCAGTGTGGTATCcgctcctcctctccctcctcctggcagtgcgccttcagctgctgtggcTCCAGCACCCGCATCCGCAGGTGCTTCCACCCAGAAAGTCGTCTTCATCAATGCTCCCGCTCCTAGTGGCACTTCATCCTCAGCTCTTGTCGCAGAGTCATTAAAACAGACACTTCCTTCTCCACTGAGTAAAACATACGTTAAGAATCCAGAGCAGCCCCAAATAGTACTGATCCCCTCTACAGTAGGAGCACCGAGAAAAGTAAATTCCTCACCAGCCGTGTCACAGATTAAAGATGTGAAAATTGGACTAAACATAGGTCAAGCAATTATAAATCCTCCAGGAAATCTGCCAGCTGTGTCATCAATTAATATATTGCAAAGTGTAATGCCAAAAGCTGAAGACAAAAGTAATAAGGGCTGTATTTCACCCATCTCACCGAGCAGTAACTCGGTTCCAGCAAGCTCAAATATTGTGAGTCAAACCCTTCCTCCTGCTAGTGAGTCAGCAAGAGCTGCAAATACATTTTCAGGAATAGCAGCAAACGTACCTTTGAGTTCCCTTTCAGTGACCTCATCCCCTGCTTCAGTTGGGACAAGACCTCCTGTTTTAGTTAGTGGAAATGATACCTCTTCCAGAATTATGCCTGTTTTGTCAAATAGACTTTGTACATCAAATCTCGGAAACACTGTGGCTATATCAACTGTAAAAACAGGACACCTCGCATCATCCGTTCTCATTTCAACTACTCAACCAGCAGTGTCTCCCAGATGTTTGACATCGGCTTTACAGATCCCTGTGACTGTCGCCTTGCCTCCACCTGTGACTACATCTCCAAAAATAATCAACACAGCTCCACAGTCAGCAGCAGTACCAGGAGCCACACATCCTGTGTCTCTCCCTAAAAAACAGTCTCGGACTTCTCTCCAGTTCCAGTCACCAGGGACTACAGCTACAGTGCCAACAAATGCAAACACAACTAAGCCTCCAGCCGAgttctcatccccctccccaagTCCAGGTAAAATAGTTAGCATTTCCAATGTTCCTTCTGTGCCAAACCAGCATGTGCCCCCTTCGTTAGTAAAAACAACTCTGAGTAACAATTCTCTTGCAGGTGGCTCTGCCATTCACACTTGTTCACCACCGTCAAATATAACTGGTCTGGCAGGCGCTCCATTCACTGAACCTTGTATTCAGCAAAAAATAGTTATCAACACGAGTACACCTTTGGCACCAGGAACTCAAATCATGATGAATGGAGCTCGGTTTATTGTTCCACCGCAAGGTCTTGGAGCTGGTAGCCATGTCCTCCTAATCGCTACTAATCCAAAATATGGACCTCCCTTACTTCTTAACAGTGGCCAGAGCATACTGGCTACACCAGTGGATAATCCTGTCCAGAAGATCATACAAACATCAAATAGTTCTTTAAGTGGACAGCCCTTAAAGCATTCTGTAAGAAACTCTACAAAGATTGTGAACTCTTTTGGAAGTCCGAGTTCTCTCTCTGCAGTACACACAGCTCCACACATTGTAAACACACCCGCTAAAGCATGTGTGCCTCCTGCACCGCCGGCACCATTGACTTCGGTAATTAAGGCCTCTCCAGCTGCTCTTTTAGCTAAAACGTCTTTGGTTTCTGCCGTTTCCCCCAGTAATCCTCCACTGCCAAGTAGCACATCAGTATTTCATTTGGATACCTCTGTCAAAAAGCTATTGGTTAGCCCAGAAGGAGCCATTTTAAATACCATAAATACTCCAGCAGCTAAGGCACCTTCATTGTCTTCATCCCTTCCTCCAGTTGTAACTGCTAGTCAGAACCCTGCCCCTGTCTTCCCTGCGTTTCCGTCATCTGGTTTAGAGAAGCCTGACACAGCTGCATCTTGA
- the Brd10 gene encoding uncharacterized protein KIAA2026 homolog isoform X4 codes for MNSKIWKTVEKNRWYHRRQAVKELHSTLIRLLNELLPWEPKLMKAFQRNRSRLKKDYDDFRRQPDHGQFTRELWTTEESEGHPEREAPKAELSKSVDAAEPLDSLDKEREDSDDMKLSDIGFPMARSKLLKKELPSKDTVKTLPKALKRQSKQSSCPDDSAEELSPRKRARLSTSEPSAENLDVEMPIDCLSECKPAELPFQESFASKDSVPVSTLQKGTKPIQALLAKNIGNKVTLTNQLPPSTGRSVPAVEKPAPSPAETSPIKPALTCLTSTKGPLQMVYKIPCGQWLPVDLHSSSVKIQMQPVVDSKTGEKIMQQVLILPKNFVIQHKEGKAVAKEIAAPQQKGAEHCSPCPQTTSVNCSLVSVPVTSVCTQLPDTVLNKTVTLSSNVSARSQPLSPVTSVSNVLISPVKTSQSEAGKVKSTVSSNTFPQSNTSPTISSTVQPLLPATTLNEFTDPGSSLPCFSQQTVDSSEAKQELKTVCIRDSQSILVRTRGGNTGVVKVQTNPEQNSPNSLSSSSVFTFAPQFQAFLVPKSTSCPTSSQVAGVTATSSLPSFSQAPTSMSITCGSHPPVGKNLKSTVGQTFSSGYAGPMIEKMPCMPSSPLKPSISSSSLLPPPTNSSVSVISISAGNFGQSNASVIHTSTKPQQVDCITKSYPVTGSEATTAINGDVLSVVSAPPLPPPGSAPSAAVAPAPASAGASTQKVVFINAPAPSGTSSSALVAESLKQTLPSPLSKTYVKNPEQPQIVLIPSTVGAPRKVNSSPAVSQIKDVKIGLNIGQAIINPPGNLPAVSSINILQSVMPKAEDKSNKGCISPISPSSNSVPASSNIVSQTLPPASESARAANTFSGIAANVPLSSLSVTSSPASVGTRPPVLVSGNDTSSRIMPVLSNRLCTSNLGNTVAISTVKTGHLASSVLISTTQPAVSPRCLTSALQIPVTVALPPPVTTSPKIINTAPQSAAVPGATHPVSLPKKQSRTSLQFQSPGTTATVPTNANTTKPPAEFSSPSPSPGKIVSISNVPSVPNQHVPPSLVKTTLSNNSLAGGSAIHTCSPPSNITGLAGAPFTEPCIQQKIVINTSTPLAPGTQIMMNGARFIVPPQGLGAGSHVLLIATNPKYGPPLLLNSGQSILATPVDNPVQKIIQTSNSSLSGQPLKHSVRNSTKIVNSFGSPSSLSAVHTAPHIVNTPAKACVPPAPPAPLTSVIKASPAALLAKTSLVSAVSPSNPPLPSSTSVFHLDTSVKKLLVSPEGAILNTINTPAAKAPSLSSSLPPVVTASQNPAPVFPAFPSSGLEKPDTAAS; via the exons ATGAACTCAAAGATCTGGAAAACAGTAGAAAAAAATCG ATGGTACCACCGGAGGCAAGCTGTAAAAGAATTACATAGTACACTGATACGTCTTTTAAATGAATTGCTACCATGGGAACCAAAATTAATGAAGGCTTTTCAGAGAAACAG AAGCCGCCTGAAGAAAGACTATGATGATTTCCGAAGACAACCTGACCATGGTCAGTTCACTAGAGAACTGTGGACGACTGAAGAAAGTGAAGGGCACCCTGAGAGAGAGGCTCCTAAAGCCGAGCTCAGTAAGTCCGTAGATGCAGCAGAGCCTCTAGACAGCCTGGACAAAGAGCGCGAGGACTCAG atgatatgaaaTTATCAGACATAGGCTTTCCTATGGCCAGAAGCAAGTTGTTGAAAAAAGAGTTGCCTTCTAAAGATACAGTGAAGACACTGCCTAAAGCCCTTAAACGACAGTCCAAACAAAGCAGTTGTCCAGACGACAGCGCAGAAGAGCTTTCCCCAAGGAAGAGAGCGAGGCTAAGCACAAGTGAGCCATCAGCCGAGAACTTGGATGTCGAGATGCCGATCGACTGTTTAAGTGAGTGCAAGCCTGCAGAACTGCCATTTCAGGAGTCATTTGCCTCAAAGGATTCAGTACCAGTGTCTACTCTCCAGAAAGGGACCAAACCTATTCAGGCTTTGCTTGCAAAGAATATTGGGAACAAAGTGACCTTAACAAATCAACTGCCCCCTTCCACAGGTAGGAGTGTTCCTGCTGTGGAAAAGCCAGCTCCATCTCCTGCGGAAACAAGCCCCATAAAGCCAGCATTGACCTGCCTCACCAGTACAAAAGGACCTTTACAGATGGTGTACAAAATACCCTGTGGCCAGTGGTTGCCAGTAGACCTTCACAGTAGTTCTGTCAAGATTCAGATGCAGCCTGTGGTGGATtctaaaacaggagaaaagatcATGCAGCAAGTTCTTATTCTGCCTAAGAATTTTGTGATTCAGCACAAAGAAGGAAAAGCAGTTGCAAAAGAGATAGCAGCACCTCAACAGAAAGGCGCAGAACATTGTTCACCTTGCCCACAGACGACAAGTGTGAACTGTTCCTTAGTGTCTGTTCCTGTCACCTCTGTTTGTACCCAGCTGCCTGATACAGTTCTCAATAAGACAGTTACACTCTCGTCAAATGTGAGTGCTAGATCACAGCCTTTGTCACCTGTGACCTCTGTGAGCAATGTGTTAATATCACCAGTTAAGACTAGCCAAAGTGAAGCAGGAAAAGTCAAGAGTACAGTTTCATCCAACACATTCCCCCAGTCTAACACTTCACCTACCATTTCATCAACAGTTCAGCCTCTCTTGCCCGCAACAACactaaatgaatttacagatCCTGGCAGTTCCCTCCCCTGTTTTTCACAGCAAACTGTTGATTCTTCTGAGGCAAAGCAAGAACTAAAAACGGTATGTATAAGAGATTCACAATCAATTCTTGTTAGGACTCGAGGTGGGAACACTGGAGTTGTAAAAGTACAAACTAATCCAGAACAAAATTCACCCAACAGTTTATCTTCAAGTTCTGTTTTCACCTTTGCACCTCAATTTCAGGCGTTTCTTGTGCCAAAATCAACATCATGCCCTACTTCCTCCCAAGTAGCCGGAGTGACTGCTACATCTAGTCTGCCATCGTTCAGCCAAGCACCTACATCCATGTCTATTACATGTGGCTCTCATCCACCCGTGGGGAAAAACCTCAAATCTACAGTAGGCCAAACCTTCAGCAGTGGTTATGCGGGTCCCATGATAGAAAAAATGCCATGCATGCCCTCTTCACCCCTGAAGCCCTCCATTTCTTCCAGCTCACtgctaccaccaccaacaaataGTTCAGTTAGTGTAATTAGCATATCAGCAGGAAACTTTGGGCAAAGTAATGCAAGTGTTATTCATACATCAACTAAACCACAACAAGTAGATTGTATCACAAAAAGTTACCCAGTTACAGGATCAgaagcaacaacagcaataaatGGAGATGTGCTCAGTGTGGTATCcgctcctcctctccctcctcctggcagtgcgccttcagctgctgtggcTCCAGCACCCGCATCCGCAGGTGCTTCCACCCAGAAAGTCGTCTTCATCAATGCTCCCGCTCCTAGTGGCACTTCATCCTCAGCTCTTGTCGCAGAGTCATTAAAACAGACACTTCCTTCTCCACTGAGTAAAACATACGTTAAGAATCCAGAGCAGCCCCAAATAGTACTGATCCCCTCTACAGTAGGAGCACCGAGAAAAGTAAATTCCTCACCAGCCGTGTCACAGATTAAAGATGTGAAAATTGGACTAAACATAGGTCAAGCAATTATAAATCCTCCAGGAAATCTGCCAGCTGTGTCATCAATTAATATATTGCAAAGTGTAATGCCAAAAGCTGAAGACAAAAGTAATAAGGGCTGTATTTCACCCATCTCACCGAGCAGTAACTCGGTTCCAGCAAGCTCAAATATTGTGAGTCAAACCCTTCCTCCTGCTAGTGAGTCAGCAAGAGCTGCAAATACATTTTCAGGAATAGCAGCAAACGTACCTTTGAGTTCCCTTTCAGTGACCTCATCCCCTGCTTCAGTTGGGACAAGACCTCCTGTTTTAGTTAGTGGAAATGATACCTCTTCCAGAATTATGCCTGTTTTGTCAAATAGACTTTGTACATCAAATCTCGGAAACACTGTGGCTATATCAACTGTAAAAACAGGACACCTCGCATCATCCGTTCTCATTTCAACTACTCAACCAGCAGTGTCTCCCAGATGTTTGACATCGGCTTTACAGATCCCTGTGACTGTCGCCTTGCCTCCACCTGTGACTACATCTCCAAAAATAATCAACACAGCTCCACAGTCAGCAGCAGTACCAGGAGCCACACATCCTGTGTCTCTCCCTAAAAAACAGTCTCGGACTTCTCTCCAGTTCCAGTCACCAGGGACTACAGCTACAGTGCCAACAAATGCAAACACAACTAAGCCTCCAGCCGAgttctcatccccctccccaagTCCAGGTAAAATAGTTAGCATTTCCAATGTTCCTTCTGTGCCAAACCAGCATGTGCCCCCTTCGTTAGTAAAAACAACTCTGAGTAACAATTCTCTTGCAGGTGGCTCTGCCATTCACACTTGTTCACCACCGTCAAATATAACTGGTCTGGCAGGCGCTCCATTCACTGAACCTTGTATTCAGCAAAAAATAGTTATCAACACGAGTACACCTTTGGCACCAGGAACTCAAATCATGATGAATGGAGCTCGGTTTATTGTTCCACCGCAAGGTCTTGGAGCTGGTAGCCATGTCCTCCTAATCGCTACTAATCCAAAATATGGACCTCCCTTACTTCTTAACAGTGGCCAGAGCATACTGGCTACACCAGTGGATAATCCTGTCCAGAAGATCATACAAACATCAAATAGTTCTTTAAGTGGACAGCCCTTAAAGCATTCTGTAAGAAACTCTACAAAGATTGTGAACTCTTTTGGAAGTCCGAGTTCTCTCTCTGCAGTACACACAGCTCCACACATTGTAAACACACCCGCTAAAGCATGTGTGCCTCCTGCACCGCCGGCACCATTGACTTCGGTAATTAAGGCCTCTCCAGCTGCTCTTTTAGCTAAAACGTCTTTGGTTTCTGCCGTTTCCCCCAGTAATCCTCCACTGCCAAGTAGCACATCAGTATTTCATTTGGATACCTCTGTCAAAAAGCTATTGGTTAGCCCAGAAGGAGCCATTTTAAATACCATAAATACTCCAGCAGCTAAGGCACCTTCATTGTCTTCATCCCTTCCTCCAGTTGTAACTGCTAGTCAGAACCCTGCCCCTGTCTTCCCTGCGTTTCCGTCATCTGGTTTAGAGAAGCCTGACACAGCTGCATCTTGA